TCTCTTCTTCTGCTTTAGAGCTGCATCGGATAAAAGAAGTGGATTATGATATTGTCAGCTTTAACAATATAAGTAGGGAACATATTGATGCCCACGGTTCCTTTGAGAAGTATTATGAATTTAAATCCAGCTTAGTTATAAATGCAAAGGAAAGTAGTATTGCTGTCCTTAATTTAGACTGTCCCTATTCAGCGGTTCTTGCTGATCATACGAAGGCACAGGTTATAACCTTTGGGGTTGGCAGTAGAGAAGGTCATATTCACTGCAAAAACTTGGATTTATCCACCGGTAGAGGAAGATTTACAGTAGAAATCTTAAAGCCTTTTAAGGTCCATGACATTGAATACTCACCGACAGAATTTGATATAGAGTTATCTGTTCCTGGTTTACATTCTGTATACAACTCCATGGTGGCGATAACAATTGGATTGCTCTGTGGTATACCTATTGACACAATACAAAAAACCTTGAGAACCTTTACGGGGGTAGAAAGACGATTTGAATTCATCTTTGAAGATGATATTAAGATTATAGATGATCATTTTGCTAATCCTGGTAATATCAACGTAACTTTACAAACGTTAGACTATATGGATTATAAAAATCTACATTTGGTCTATGCTATTAGAGGCGAGAGGGGTCCTACAGTTAACAGAGAAAATTCTGAAGCAATTGTAAAATGGAGTTCTAGGCTTGGTTTTGATGAGGTCATTGCAACCAAGAGCGTATCCCATGTAACATCTAAGGATAAGGTTACAGATGAGGAACTCCATGTATTTCAAGAGGTAATGTCTGAGGCCAATATAAAAGTCAACCTATATGATGAATTGACGGATGCTATAGCCCATGCCCTTTCGAAGGCTGAGGAGGGGGATCTTATTCTATTGGCGGGCTGTCAGGGAATGGATTATGGGGCAGAGATTGCACTACAGCAGCTACATGTGAAAAAAGCTGAATATCCAGTAGAAAAGCTATTTTACCCTCTACGCAATAGAGTAGCTGGTATTTCCAATGATTTGACAGTATATAACATTTCTCAAGATAATGAATCTAATTAAATGGGGGTAATAAAATGTGTGGTTTTGTTGGATTTGCCTCTGCTGGCCCAGAGTTAGATAAGGTTAAAACAATAAATGATATGATGATGGCTATCCTCCATAGGGGCCCTGATAGTGGTGATTTCTTTACAGATGATGAGGTAACATTAGGATTTAGAAGGCTTAGTATTATTGATTTATCCCAGGAAGCAAGTCAGCCCATGTATAATGAGGATAAAAGCTGTGTAATGGTTTTTAATGGAGAAATCTATAATTTTCAAGAATTAAGGAATGACTTAATAGAGAAGGGTCATATATTTAAAAACAACTCTGATAGTGAAGTAATTATTCATGGTTATGAGGAGTATGGTGTAGATATATTAAAGAAGCTTAGAGGGATGTTTGCCATTGCTATATGGGATACAAGAAATGAAACCATGCTTTTAGCAAGGGATATTTTTGGCATAAAGCCCCTCTACTATACCCAAAATACATCAGATAACTCTTTTATATTTGGCTCAGAAATAAAAGCCTTTTTAAAGCAACCAGCCTTTATAAAAGAACTGAATAAGGATGCATTAAAGCCTTATCTTACCTTTCAGTATTCTGTTTTGGATGAAACCTTTTTCAAAGGGGTTTACAAGCTAAGGCCTGCCCATTATATGATCTACAAAAAGGGTGAAATTGACATAAAGCCCTATTGGGAGCTAAAGTATGACGAAAAAGAAAATAGTTTAGAATACTATGTGGAGGAAATTAAAAAGACTTTACAGGAATCCGTTAACTACCATAGAATCAGTGATGTGAAGGTAGGATCTTTCCTGTCAGGTGGAATAGATTCCAGTTATATTACAGCATTATTAAAGCCAAACAAGACCTTTTCAGTAGGCTTTCAAGACCATGAAGGAATGTTTAATGAGACAAACTTAGCAAAAGATCTCTCGAATATTTTAGGGATAGAAAACCATAAAAAGATTATGAATGCTGATGAATGCTTTGACATGATCTCAACCATCCAGTATCATATGGATGAACCCCAATCCAACCTATCCTCAGTACCCTTGTACTATTTAGCGAAGCTAGCCAGGGAGCATGTAACGGTGGTCTTATCAGGAGAGGGGGCTGATGAAATATTTGGCGGCTATACATGGTATCAGAAGTCGGCTAAATTAGAACAGTATGAAAAAGTACCCTATTTTATTCGTCGTACAGTTGCATCTGTATGTAGCCTCCTGCCTCCAAATAGAGTAACCAACTTTTTAGTCAAGGGTGGACAGACCATTGAGGAGAAGTTTATTGGACAGGCCAAGGTCTATGAGGAGGAAGATGCTTTAAGGGTTTTACGGGATGAGTATAAAAACGGTCCATCTGTTGAAAGTATTACAAAACAAGTGTATAATCGGGTTAAGGGAAAAGACGATGTTACCAAAATGCAATACCTTGACATTCACCTTTGGCTACCGGGGGATATTCTATTAAAGGCTGATAAAATGAGTATGGCCCATTCCCTCGAATTAAGGGTACCATTTTTGGATAAGGAAGTTATGGCTTTAGCTTCAGAAATACCTAGAAATCTAAGGGTCAACAGAAAGGATACAAAATATGCCCTAAGAAGGGCTTCTGAGGAAGTTCTCCCAGATGAATGGGCAAATCGTGTAAAGGTAGGGTTTCCTGTTCCAGTTAGATATTGGTTAAGGGAGGAAAAATACTACAACATCGTGAAGGAAATGTTTGAATCGGATATAGCAAAGGAATTCTTTGTTACTGATGAACTTATAAAGTTTCTTGAAGAACATTATACCGGTAAAAATAATTATGCTAGATATATTTGGACAACCTATGTATTTCTTGTATGGTATAAGAAATTTTTTGTGGAATTATAATAATTATACTCAATTAATTAAAAGTCACTAAACATTTTAATTTCAATGTAGTGCTAATTACTTCCTGTATACAGTGGGGATTAAGGACTGCATCCGTCAAATAATTTGAGCTACAATTGAAGGGAACAGAAATTTCTCCTCAATTAAGGCTCATTTTATATAGAAGGCCATAAATACTATTGACTAGGGCATTTGTTGTCCACTATTTAAGGAACATAGTGGGGTTTTTTGAGGGAGATGTTGATATCTAAAATAGGGGGATACAAATGAAAAAAAGATTTGGAACTATACTGTTTTTTATAATAATCATTGCAGCATTCCTTTTTGTGATAAACAATCGATTTAGAAGTAGTGGAGATCCAGAGGATATTATAGAGGAAAACCAACAGGGTATTATTACAATTATCAATATTGATGGAGAAGAACAATGGCCTATAAAAAATACTGAATTCATCATCACTGCTGTAGAATCAGGAGAAATTATTGAAAGTCTTGTTACCGATGAAGATGGTTTAGCATCCTCTAAGCCCCTAGATTATGGCACCAGCTATAGAATAGAGCAGGTTCAAATTTCAGAGGCCTATGGGTTAAGCAATGAAATAATTGATATAGAAATTGGTGAAGAAAATCATGTCTTAGTCATTGAAAATAATATCAATGAATATGTGAAGGACATTTATAGGACAGAAACCAATGATATCATCATCACTGAAGTAGATATTCCAGTGGAAGTCCTTATGCAAAAGCCAGAGTTACCAAATGGATGTGAAATCACTTCCTTAACAGCGGTCCTGAATTTCTATGGCTATGGGATATCTAAAAC
This Natronincola ferrireducens DNA region includes the following protein-coding sequences:
- a CDS encoding C39 family peptidase, which encodes MKKRFGTILFFIIIIAAFLFVINNRFRSSGDPEDIIEENQQGIITIINIDGEEQWPIKNTEFIITAVESGEIIESLVTDEDGLASSKPLDYGTSYRIEQVQISEAYGLSNEIIDIEIGEENHVLVIENNINEYVKDIYRTETNDIIITEVDIPVEVLMQKPELPNGCEITSLTAVLNFYGYGISKTEMSEGYLPMEPFYRKNDRLYGANPYEAFAGDPSHASGFFVYAPPIVEAANQYIHDVGGFKRAINISGSTRDEIIQQLDKGRPVVIWVTLDLSPPRLNYSWYFSNSEEEFIAPVNLHAVVLRGYDESNVYIMNPLKGQVIHNADVFFDSYFALGGHAVVLVED
- a CDS encoding Mur ligase family protein; this translates as MVKLRKLLNSIGVLEASNEKDLIIRGISYHSQKVGEGHLFVCIKGYKTDGHKYLSQAVEKGAVAAVVEEFQEGIDIPQYLVENSRIALAQLGAAFYNNPSKAMKMIGITATNGKTTTSYMTNAILENHGLKTGLIGTVSIKIDDESIPAELTTPESLDLQCYLNEMVERDVSHVTMEVSSSALELHRIKEVDYDIVSFNNISREHIDAHGSFEKYYEFKSSLVINAKESSIAVLNLDCPYSAVLADHTKAQVITFGVGSREGHIHCKNLDLSTGRGRFTVEILKPFKVHDIEYSPTEFDIELSVPGLHSVYNSMVAITIGLLCGIPIDTIQKTLRTFTGVERRFEFIFEDDIKIIDDHFANPGNINVTLQTLDYMDYKNLHLVYAIRGERGPTVNRENSEAIVKWSSRLGFDEVIATKSVSHVTSKDKVTDEELHVFQEVMSEANIKVNLYDELTDAIAHALSKAEEGDLILLAGCQGMDYGAEIALQQLHVKKAEYPVEKLFYPLRNRVAGISNDLTVYNISQDNESN
- the asnB gene encoding asparagine synthase (glutamine-hydrolyzing), yielding MCGFVGFASAGPELDKVKTINDMMMAILHRGPDSGDFFTDDEVTLGFRRLSIIDLSQEASQPMYNEDKSCVMVFNGEIYNFQELRNDLIEKGHIFKNNSDSEVIIHGYEEYGVDILKKLRGMFAIAIWDTRNETMLLARDIFGIKPLYYTQNTSDNSFIFGSEIKAFLKQPAFIKELNKDALKPYLTFQYSVLDETFFKGVYKLRPAHYMIYKKGEIDIKPYWELKYDEKENSLEYYVEEIKKTLQESVNYHRISDVKVGSFLSGGIDSSYITALLKPNKTFSVGFQDHEGMFNETNLAKDLSNILGIENHKKIMNADECFDMISTIQYHMDEPQSNLSSVPLYYLAKLAREHVTVVLSGEGADEIFGGYTWYQKSAKLEQYEKVPYFIRRTVASVCSLLPPNRVTNFLVKGGQTIEEKFIGQAKVYEEEDALRVLRDEYKNGPSVESITKQVYNRVKGKDDVTKMQYLDIHLWLPGDILLKADKMSMAHSLELRVPFLDKEVMALASEIPRNLRVNRKDTKYALRRASEEVLPDEWANRVKVGFPVPVRYWLREEKYYNIVKEMFESDIAKEFFVTDELIKFLEEHYTGKNNYARYIWTTYVFLVWYKKFFVEL